Genomic DNA from Oceanispirochaeta sp.:
TTTCGTTTGATAACTGATACTGCCTTTTTTAGAAGAGTGGAGCCATCTATAATATCTATTCCGGCGGATTCCAAGGGTCCTGGCCATTTTCACCACCGGATAGGATTCTGAATGATTATTCATGATTTTATACATCATTTCTGGTCCTTGCTGAAAAAGGATACAGCTTTTTTGCGGATGCCTCATTCCATTGTGACATCTGCCAATTCTCTCCGTAATTGAGCTAATTCCGCCTCAATTGGTTTTCCCTGCCCAGGAAATGCTTTCTCTTGATGAGTTTCATATTCCCGTCTCCAGCGACTTAACATCTCTTGATTGATTCCAAGTTCTGCAGCCACTTTCCTGGCGGGCTTACCTGCCCTCAGAAGGAATTCAAGATATTTCTGTTTGAATTCCTTTGTGTACTTCCTACGATTGCTCCCCATAAAGTATCTCCTACTTTTAATATCAGAGACTTAACTGGCGGTCTACATCGTCTGGGGGGCAGGTCCACAAAGACTCTCCTTCAAGATGTTTCACGTGAAACAAAAAGCCGCAGTATTTGTACTGCGGCTTTTAAAAAAGTTTATTTATTATTCTGAGGTTTCACGTGAAACATCGTCACTAGTCTCTTCAGGACTCTCGTCTCCATTTTCTTCAATGATGACTGGGTCAACCAGGAGATCGTCCTCGCTTTCCTCATTTTCTTCATCTTTTTGCTGAACAGCAACTCCAACAAGTGTATCCTTATCATTTATATGAACGATTCGGACTCCAAAGGCGTTTCTGC
This window encodes:
- a CDS encoding transposase, producing MGSNRRKYTKEFKQKYLEFLLRAGKPARKVAAELGINQEMLSRWRREYETHQEKAFPGQGKPIEAELAQLRRELADVTME